The following are encoded together in the Diachasmimorpha longicaudata isolate KC_UGA_2023 chromosome 3, iyDiaLong2, whole genome shotgun sequence genome:
- the LOC135160646 gene encoding leucine-rich repeats and immunoglobulin-like domains protein 3 yields the protein MAPVIILFVITLTTVISSDLCPASCRCEDEHLRASCVFASLDVVPYQLNPEIHHLDLSNNRIASLQHEVGLYNNLVSLDLSSNIIHTLGYENFQWLENLITLNVSNNAVRNITKKSLKGLISLRNLDLSNNNITDLEEQSFHSTNKLEYLNLSGNSLMSLPEGLLNNLPSIIILDLSRNSLLEMPSSNLLLTPTLINLNLANNLIETIPPDSLSTLSSLKHLNLANNLIKSIADNAFQRLKILTYLNLEENRLSEIPTPALSNLNVLSILILSKNRLVALESLAFRKLLELQYLDLRGCRIRTIDGRAFTDNVNLETIYLDGNRELEELPPKVLYGSYQNLRTVSLRHCSLSTLQPTQFPLDHLTTFRVGGNPLVCNCSVQWLWNVIHTDGHRNVSHLNVDSSDILCADEEFYSKPLIALSEGALKCRMSSLYLSLSAVGCLVATGTILGLIAYVTRGKRQKRPSYSPPNRPELLVYVEPNNDTAKNQPRLIPRKEEDLYDIPHGKTNGIAEGFYEAPYCNRNNSIEGVYAVADVTDLRDAPPEELGLYRMHSPKPSRTRRLPVSNGDYNYDYEYRPSQKPHVVFV from the coding sequence ATGGCACCAGTTATCATTTTATTCGTCATCACTCTCACTACGGTCATCAGTAGTGACCTATGCCCAGCCAGCTGTCGCTGTGAGGACGAACATTTGCGTGCATCCTGTGTCTTCGCCAGTTTGGACGTTGTGCCGTATCAGCTGAACCCTGAAATTCACCATCTGGATCTGTCCAACAATCGCATTGCCTCCCTTCAACATGAAGTTGGACTCTACAATAATCTCGTGAGCTTAGACTTATCGTCAAACATCATCCATACACTGGGCtacgagaattttcaatggttaGAGAATCTCATCACACTAAATGTCAGTAACAATGCCGTCCGGAATATCACAAAAAAATCCCTGAAGGGTTTAATCTCACTGAGAAATCTTGATCTCAGTAACAACAACATTACGGATCTTGAGGAACAGTCATTTCACTCTACCAATAAACTCGAGTATCTTAATCTCAGTGGTAATTCACTGATGAGTTTGCCTGAAGGATTATTGAATAATCTTCCATCAATAATCATCCTTGATTTATCAAGAAATTCACTTTTGGAAATGCCATCAAGTAATCTCCTCTTAACTCCAACTTTAATAAACCTAAATTTGGCAAACAATCTCATCGAAACAATTCCCCCTGACTCCCTGAGTACCCTATCCTCCCTAAAACACCTAAATCTCGCCAACAATCTAATAAAAAGCATCGCCGATAATGCATTTCAacgattgaaaattctcacttACCTCAACCTCGAAGAAAATCGTTTATCGGAAATACCAACTCCAGCATTATCGAATCTCAATGTTTTATCCATTCTCATCCTATCCAAGAATCGTTTAGTCGCATTGGAATCATTGGCATTTAGAAAATTACTGGAGCTCCAATATTTGGATCTTCGTGGCTGCCGAATCAGGACAATAGACGGACGTGCATTTACCGACAATGTGAATCTAGAAACAATTTATCTAGATGGTAATCGTGAACTCGAGGAGTTACCCCCAAAAGTACTCTACGGAAGTTATCAAAATCTTCGTACTGTATCACTCCGTCACTGCAGCCTGTCAACACTTCAACCAACACAATTTCCACTTGATCATTTAACGACATTCAGAGTTGGTGGTAATCCTCTGGTCTGTAATTGCTCTGTCCAGTGGTTGTGGAATGTCATTCACACAGATGGACACAGAAATGTGAGCCATCTGAATGTAGATAGCAGTGATATTCTCTGCGCTGATGAAGAATTTTACAGTAAACCTTTGATAGCACTGTCTGAAGGTGCTCTGAAATGCCGAATGAGCTCTTTATACCTGAGTTTATCCGCTGTTGGTTGTCTTGTTGCAACTGGAACAATTCTCGGTCTCATAGCATACGTTACACGAGGCAAACGACAAAAACGTCCATCCTACTCACCACCAAACAGACCCGAACTTCTTGTTTATGTTGAGCCAAATAATGATACAGCCAAGAATCAGCCAAGACTCATACCAAGAAAGGAGGAGGATCTTTATGATATACCTCATGGCAAGACCAACGGAATAGCTGAGGGCTTCTACGAGGCGCCATATTGCAATCGCAACAACTCCATTGAGGGTGTATATGCTGTTGCGGATGTGACAGACCTCAGGGATGCACCACCGGAAGAGCTTGGTCTCTATCGTATGCACAGCCCAAAACCATCACGGACACGACGGTTACCCGTATCCAATGGCGATTACAACTACGATTATGAGTATCGACCATCTCAGAAACCTCACGTAGTTTTCGTTTGA